Proteins encoded by one window of Azospirillum brasilense:
- a CDS encoding nucleoside deaminase, which produces MTSFDTDCLRRAIALSRTHMQGDAGGPFGAVIARDGRIIGEGWNCVTSTNDPTAHAEVVAIRNACRDLGSFSLAGATVYTSCEPCPMCLSAIYWARIERIVYANARDDAAAIGFDDAFLYTEIPLPLERRAIPMQRLLADEARAVFDEWAARPDRVPY; this is translated from the coding sequence ATGACGAGTTTCGACACGGATTGCCTGCGCCGCGCCATCGCGCTCAGCCGCACCCACATGCAGGGCGACGCCGGCGGCCCCTTCGGCGCGGTCATCGCGCGGGACGGCCGGATCATCGGCGAGGGCTGGAACTGCGTGACGTCCACCAACGATCCGACGGCGCACGCCGAGGTCGTCGCGATCCGCAACGCCTGCCGCGACCTCGGCAGCTTCAGCCTCGCCGGGGCGACCGTCTACACGAGCTGCGAGCCCTGCCCGATGTGCCTGTCGGCCATCTACTGGGCGCGGATCGAGCGCATCGTCTACGCCAACGCGCGCGACGACGCGGCGGCCATCGGCTTCGACGACGCCTTCCTCTACACCGAGATCCCCCTGCCGCTGGAGCGACGGGCCATCCCCATGCAACGCCTGCTGGCCGACGAGGCGCGCGCCGTCTTCGACGAATGGGCGGCCCGGCCCGACCGCGTTCCCTACTGA
- a CDS encoding pentapeptide repeat-containing protein yields MTDRTMEFLKQVRDHLFYLKLRPGGVRLQAKGVDLSRLRLKGFNLQTAILTQGNFSDAQLEEVSFAMSDLFGANFSRAKLVGSSFARADLRGANFLKADLTRTDFEGADLRPGQIMVHRAGREDEEEEERRPTNLTDARMDGVSFKGADLSHAELANASTAGGDFSNANLFAANLAGADLTEANFSGAKMKRAVLNGANLTRAVLRNADLREATLRNVDLTVADTQGANLSGAVYMRNADALPTPVRSVLDAHILWINSGGGAGLRADFTGMDLRGLDLTACDLSGGVFRDANLDEARLSNASLSLADFGGASLRRARLDQAVLTGANLSGADLTGADLHGGDLGMVDLRNPDGTPTGRSWPANLTNATLTAADLRGARLTGAKLAGASFEMANLASADLRGCDEAAANLSKASLMGARRGPLEARPPRDGGGPLIAL; encoded by the coding sequence ATGACCGACCGCACCATGGAATTCCTGAAGCAGGTGCGGGATCATCTATTCTATCTCAAACTGAGGCCGGGCGGTGTGCGCCTTCAGGCGAAGGGCGTCGATCTGTCGAGGCTGCGGCTGAAGGGCTTCAACCTGCAAACGGCCATCCTCACCCAGGGCAACTTCTCCGACGCCCAGCTCGAGGAGGTCAGCTTCGCCATGTCCGACCTGTTCGGGGCGAATTTCAGCCGGGCGAAGCTGGTGGGCTCCTCCTTCGCGCGGGCGGACCTGCGCGGGGCGAATTTCCTCAAGGCCGACCTGACCCGCACCGACTTCGAAGGAGCCGACCTGCGTCCCGGCCAGATCATGGTGCACCGCGCCGGCCGTGAGGACGAGGAGGAAGAGGAGCGGCGGCCCACCAACCTGACGGACGCCCGGATGGACGGCGTCAGCTTCAAGGGCGCCGACCTCAGCCACGCCGAGCTGGCCAACGCCTCGACGGCCGGCGGCGACTTCAGCAACGCCAACCTGTTCGCCGCCAATCTGGCCGGGGCCGACCTGACCGAGGCGAATTTCAGCGGGGCCAAGATGAAGCGCGCCGTGCTGAACGGCGCCAACCTGACCCGCGCGGTCCTGCGCAACGCCGACCTGCGCGAAGCGACGCTGCGCAACGTCGACCTGACCGTGGCCGACACGCAGGGCGCCAACCTCAGCGGCGCCGTCTACATGCGGAACGCCGACGCCTTGCCGACGCCGGTGCGCAGCGTGCTGGACGCCCACATCCTGTGGATCAACAGCGGCGGCGGGGCCGGGCTGCGGGCGGACTTCACCGGGATGGACCTGCGCGGCCTGGACCTGACCGCCTGCGACCTGTCGGGCGGGGTGTTCCGCGACGCCAACCTGGACGAGGCCCGGCTGTCCAACGCCTCGCTCTCGCTGGCCGATTTCGGCGGGGCGAGCCTGCGCCGGGCGCGGCTGGACCAGGCGGTGCTGACCGGGGCGAACCTGAGCGGGGCCGACCTGACCGGGGCGGATCTCCACGGCGGCGACCTCGGCATGGTGGATTTGCGCAACCCGGACGGCACCCCGACAGGGCGGAGCTGGCCCGCCAACCTGACGAACGCCACTCTGACCGCCGCCGACCTGCGCGGCGCCCGGCTGACCGGGGCCAAGCTGGCCGGCGCCAGCTTCGAGATGGCCAACCTCGCCTCGGCCGACCTGCGCGGCTGCGACGAGGCGGCGGCGAACCTGTCGAAGGCCAGCCTGATGGGCGCCCGCCGTGGTCCCCTGGAGGCGCGGCCGCCGCGCGACGGCGGCGGCCCCCTCATCGCCCTCTAG
- a CDS encoding CaiB/BaiF CoA transferase family protein: MPLPFLSGLRVIDLGQYLPGPYAAQMLADLGAEVVKVEPPSGDPLRHMGPTDADGTTAAYKLLNAGKTVVRLNLKDEGDRGAFERLIAGADALVESYRPGVLDKLGVGHARLRALNPRLVHASLSGWGSTGPYARRAGHDLNYMAVGGGLDSSGTPDRPSISHPPVADFASAQQTALAVVAALFGRQRSGEGCFLDLSIMETVLGWQGFNLTADARGEVPGRGEALLSGGAACYRVYRTADGRFATLSALEAKFWQGFCEAVERPDWTARQGDPLPQTALIAELDTLFASRSLADWKALLDPVDCCFEALPTLAEMPDHPHIAARGQIRVTPGPEPLVETLMGLRVDGGTPPERAPLRESTADAVLAAWA, translated from the coding sequence ATGCCCCTGCCCTTCCTGAGCGGACTGCGCGTCATCGACCTCGGCCAGTATCTGCCGGGTCCCTACGCCGCGCAGATGCTGGCCGACCTCGGCGCCGAAGTGGTGAAGGTGGAGCCGCCGAGCGGCGACCCGTTGCGCCACATGGGCCCCACCGACGCCGACGGCACGACCGCCGCCTACAAGCTGCTGAACGCCGGCAAGACCGTCGTCCGCCTGAACCTGAAGGACGAGGGCGACCGCGGCGCCTTCGAAAGGCTGATCGCCGGGGCCGACGCCCTCGTGGAAAGCTACCGCCCCGGCGTGCTGGACAAGCTGGGGGTGGGCCACGCCCGGCTGCGCGCGCTGAACCCGCGGCTGGTCCACGCCAGCCTGTCCGGCTGGGGCAGCACGGGCCCCTACGCCCGGCGGGCCGGCCATGACCTGAACTACATGGCGGTCGGCGGCGGGCTGGATTCCTCGGGCACGCCGGACCGTCCCTCGATCAGCCACCCGCCGGTCGCCGACTTCGCCTCGGCGCAGCAGACCGCGCTGGCGGTGGTCGCCGCCCTGTTCGGGCGCCAGCGCAGCGGCGAGGGCTGCTTCCTCGATCTCTCGATCATGGAGACGGTGCTGGGCTGGCAGGGCTTCAACCTGACCGCCGACGCCCGCGGCGAGGTCCCGGGCCGCGGCGAGGCGCTGCTGTCCGGTGGGGCCGCCTGCTACCGCGTCTACCGCACCGCCGATGGCCGCTTCGCCACCCTCTCCGCGCTGGAGGCCAAGTTCTGGCAAGGCTTCTGCGAGGCGGTGGAGCGCCCCGACTGGACCGCCCGGCAAGGCGACCCGCTGCCTCAGACTGCCTTGATCGCGGAGTTGGACACCCTGTTCGCCAGCCGCAGCCTCGCCGACTGGAAGGCGCTGCTCGACCCGGTGGACTGCTGCTTCGAAGCGCTGCCGACGCTGGCGGAGATGCCGGACCACCCGCACATCGCCGCCCGCGGCCAGATCCGCGTCACGCCGGGGCCGGAGCCGTTGGTGGAGACCCTGATGGGCCTGCGCGTCGATGGCGGGACCCCGCCCGAGCGCGCGCCCTTGCGTGAATCCACCGCCGACGCGGTGCTCGCCGCCTGGGCGTGA
- a CDS encoding RidA family protein: protein MAGRIEARLKELGIELPQAAAPVAAYVPYTQSGNTLYVSGQVTVWNGERRFIGKLGQDFTVEQGQQAARLCALNIIAQAKAACGGDLDRVVRVLRLGGFVNGTPDFHDQPLVINGASELMMQVFGDAGKHARAAVGAPSLPGNVAVEVDAILELA, encoded by the coding sequence ATGGCCGGACGCATCGAGGCGCGGCTGAAGGAATTGGGGATCGAGCTGCCGCAGGCGGCGGCTCCGGTGGCGGCCTATGTGCCCTACACCCAGTCGGGCAACACGCTCTACGTGTCGGGGCAGGTCACCGTGTGGAACGGCGAGCGCCGCTTCATCGGCAAGCTGGGCCAGGACTTCACGGTGGAGCAGGGGCAGCAGGCGGCACGGCTGTGCGCGCTGAACATCATCGCCCAGGCGAAGGCCGCCTGCGGCGGCGATCTCGACCGGGTGGTGCGCGTGCTGCGGCTGGGCGGCTTCGTCAACGGCACGCCGGACTTCCACGACCAGCCGCTGGTCATCAACGGCGCGTCGGAGCTGATGATGCAGGTGTTCGGCGATGCCGGGAAGCACGCCCGCGCCGCGGTCGGCGCCCCGTCGCTGCCGGGCAACGTGGCCGTCGAGGTGGACGCCATCCTCGAACTGGCCTGA
- a CDS encoding GNAT family N-acetyltransferase: MPDGKDRGPGAAPGAGETITVKVLTGIGQADPKEWDACAGPDNPFLSHAFLLALEESGSVTGRTGWQPSHLTALDGAGRIIGAVPLYLKNHSYGEYVFDHAWAHAYERAGGQYYPKLQCAVPFTPVPGPRLLVRPGASAQGTEAVAGALIQGMEEVARRYGVSSVHVTFPEEGDWRRLGEAGWLLREGVQYHWENRGYARFDDFLETLNSRKRKAIRKERREVAESGVRLHSLTGADLKPEHWDAFHRFYLETADRKWGGGYLNRAFFRLLGETMADRVMLVMCEDGGEWVAGALNLIGTDALYGRNWGSDGSYRFLHFEACYYRALDFAIERGLGRVEAGAQGEHKIQRGYLPVPTYSAHWVADPGFHRAIADYLRRERPGVAAEREALMELSPYRRDDQ; this comes from the coding sequence ATGCCCGACGGCAAGGACAGGGGCCCCGGCGCCGCCCCCGGTGCCGGGGAGACCATCACCGTCAAGGTCCTGACCGGCATCGGCCAGGCCGACCCGAAGGAATGGGACGCCTGCGCCGGACCGGACAACCCGTTCCTCAGCCATGCCTTCCTGCTGGCGCTGGAGGAATCGGGATCGGTCACCGGGCGCACCGGCTGGCAACCCAGCCACCTCACCGCCCTCGACGGGGCGGGGCGGATCATCGGGGCGGTGCCGCTCTATCTGAAGAACCACTCCTACGGCGAGTATGTCTTCGACCATGCCTGGGCGCACGCCTACGAGCGGGCGGGCGGGCAGTATTACCCGAAGCTGCAATGCGCCGTGCCCTTCACCCCGGTGCCGGGGCCGCGCCTTCTCGTCCGGCCCGGCGCCTCGGCACAGGGGACGGAGGCGGTCGCCGGCGCCCTGATCCAGGGGATGGAGGAGGTGGCGCGGCGCTATGGCGTCTCCTCGGTCCATGTCACCTTCCCGGAGGAGGGCGATTGGCGCCGCCTCGGCGAGGCCGGCTGGCTGCTCCGCGAAGGCGTGCAGTATCATTGGGAGAACCGTGGCTACGCCCGCTTCGACGACTTCCTGGAAACCTTGAACAGCCGCAAGCGCAAGGCCATCCGCAAGGAGCGGCGCGAGGTGGCGGAGAGCGGCGTCCGCCTGCACAGCCTGACCGGCGCCGACCTGAAGCCGGAGCATTGGGACGCCTTCCACCGCTTCTATCTGGAGACCGCCGACCGGAAGTGGGGCGGCGGCTATCTGAACCGCGCCTTCTTCCGCTTGCTCGGCGAGACCATGGCCGACCGGGTTATGCTGGTCATGTGCGAGGACGGCGGGGAATGGGTGGCCGGGGCCCTGAACCTGATCGGGACCGACGCCCTTTATGGCCGCAACTGGGGCTCAGACGGCAGCTACCGTTTCCTGCATTTCGAGGCGTGCTACTACCGCGCGCTGGACTTCGCCATCGAGCGCGGCCTCGGCCGCGTCGAAGCCGGTGCCCAGGGCGAGCACAAGATCCAGCGCGGCTACCTGCCGGTGCCGACCTACAGCGCCCACTGGGTGGCCGATCCCGGCTTCCACCGCGCCATCGCCGATTACCTGCGCCGCGAGCGGCCCGGCGTGGCGGCGGAGCGCGAGGCGCTTATGGAGCTGTCGCCCTATCGCCGGGACGATCAATAG
- a CDS encoding YegP family protein, translating into MSTAKAPKYKVYKDHRNEWRWTFHAANGETIAVSSEGYTAERDCLHGIALMKSSSDAVVLVEE; encoded by the coding sequence ATGTCCACGGCCAAGGCACCCAAGTACAAGGTCTACAAGGATCACCGCAACGAATGGCGCTGGACCTTCCACGCCGCCAACGGCGAGACCATCGCCGTCAGCAGCGAGGGCTACACGGCCGAGCGCGACTGCCTGCACGGCATCGCCCTGATGAAGAGCTCCAGCGACGCGGTCGTCCTGGTCGAGGAGTGA